A DNA window from Aspergillus nidulans FGSC A4 chromosome I contains the following coding sequences:
- the dppIV gene encoding prolyl dipeptidyl peptidase DppIV (transcript_id=CADANIAT00006538): MKLSVLSVLLVSVAQAAAAPWRPREPRAAGSKRLTFNETVISAALSPSSISVQWIATENDGDYVYQEEDGSIKIESIVTNRSQTIVPAEKIPADAYSYWISPDLSAVLWATNYTKQYRHSFFADYYIQDVETLETVPLVEDMVGDIQYAEWSPSGDSIAFVRGNNLWTWSDGTVTAITKDGGPDMFHGVPDWIYEEEILGDRFALWFSPDSELLAFLTFNETGVPTFTVQYFMDNQEIAPPYPRELDIRYPKVSETNPTVKLNILQLSDNTVSTIPIDVFDPSELIVGEVAWVTDTHTELAVKAFNRVQDESKVVIVETASGETKIAHERDGTDGWLDNLLSISYVGPLALGSGDASSAYYVDLSDHSGWTHLYLFSTSGGDPIPLTEGEWEVTSIVSIDQERELVYYLSTQHHSTERHLYSVSYRTFEITPLVDDTVEAYWSVSFSAKAGYYILTYAGPSVPYQELYSVNQTAPLRTLTSNAALIEKLEEYALPNISYFELEIPSGEKLNVMQRLPVGFSPDKKYPVLFTPYGGPGAQEVSKRWQSLDFNAYIASDPELEYVTWTVDNRGTGYRGREFRSLVAKQLGKLEAEDQVYAAKQAAKLDWVDSEHIAIWGWSYGGYLTGKVLETDSGAFSLGLLTAPVSDWRLYDSMYTERYMKTLSTNAEGYNTTAIRHTDGFKNVEGGFLIQHGTGDDNVHFQNAAALGDTLIGNGVTPEKMQVQWFTDSDHSIRYNGGNVFLYRQLAQRLYKEKNRAKKEQHQWSKRSQDWVV, translated from the exons ATGAAG CTTTCCGTCCTATCCGTTCTCCTGGTCAGCGTCGCCCAGGCCGCGGCCGCTCCATGGAGACCGCGCGAGCCTAGAGCCGCCGGATCGAAGCGCTTGACATTCAACGAAACTGTGATTAGTGCGGCGCTGTCGCCTTCTTCGATCTCGGTGCAATGGATCGCGACTGAGAACGACGGGGATTATGTGtaccaggaggaggatggaagcATCAAGATTGAGAGCATTGTCACCAACCGATCGCAGACAATCGTTCCAGCCGAGAAGATACCTGCCGATGCATACAGCTATTGGATTAGCCCGGACCTGTCCGCGGTGCTGTGGGCCACGAATTATACTAAGCAGTACCGCCACTCGTTCTTCGCCGATTACTACATCCAGGACGTCGAGACGTTGGAGACGGTGCCGCTTGTGGAGGATATGGTTGGAGATATTCAATATGCGGAATGGAGCCCAAGCGGCGATTCCATCGCGTTCGTTCGCGGCAACAACTTATGGACTTGGTCTGACGGGACTGTCACGGCTATCACCAAAGACGGTGGGCCGGACATGTTCCATGGCGTGCCTGACTGGATCtatgaggaggagattctggGGGACCGGTTTGCGCTCTGGTTCTCGCCCGATTCCGAGCTCCTGGCATTCTTGACTTTCAACGAGACTGGCGTACCCACCTTCACCGTCCAGTACTTTATGGACAACCAGGAAATTGCGCCTCCATATCCCCGCGAGCTCGACATCAGATACCCCAAAGTGTCCGAAACAAATCCGACGGTCAAGTTAAATATCCTTCAGCTCAGCGACAACACCGTATCGACCATTCCAATCGATGTGTTTGACCCGAGCGAGTTGATCGTTGGGGAAGTCGCCTGGGTGACTGATACGCACACTGAGCTGGCCGTCAAGGCTTTTAACCGTGTGCAGGATGAATCGAAGGTCGTCATCGTAGAGACCGCTTCTGGCGAGACCAAGATCGCGCACGAGCGTGACGGGACCGACGGTTGGTTGGATAACTTGCTTTCAATCTCATACGTTGGTCCTTTGGCTTTGGGCTCGGGGGATGCATCATCCGCTTATTATGTCGATCTTTCGGACCACTCCGGCTGGACACACTTGTATCTCTTCTCAACTTCAGGCGGCGATCCTATCCCCTTGACGGAGGGAGAGTGGGAGGTTACGTCCATCGTGAGCATTGACCAGGAGCGGGAGCTGGTATACTATCTCTCAACCCAGCATCATAGCACGGAGCGACACCTTTACTCGGTGTCGTATCGGACCTTTGAGATTACGCCGCTCGTGGACGATACCGTTGAAGCCTACTGGAGCGTTTCGTTTTCTGCAAAGGCCGGATATTACATTCTAACGTACGCGGGTCCCAGTGTGCCGTACCAGGAGCTGTACTCTGTGAACCAAACAGCCCCACTGCGTACTCTCACCAGCAACGCAGCCCTgatcgagaagctggaggaataCGCGTTGCCCAACATTAGCTATTTCGAACTGGAGATTCCAAGTGGTGAGAAGCTCAATGTGATGCAACGGTTGCCCGTCGGGTTTTCCCCGGATAAGAAATATCCCGTACTATTCACTCCATACGGCGGTCCAGGAGCTCAGGAAGTCAGCAAGAGATGGCAGTCACTGGATTTCAACGCGTACATTGCATCCGACCCCGAGCTTGAGTATGTGACCTGGACGGTCGACAACCGCGGAACCGGCTACCGGGGCCGCGAGTTTCGCTCTCTGGTGGCTAAGCAGCTCGGAAAGCTCGAGGCAGAGGATCAGGTCTACGCTGCAAAGCAGGCCGCCAAACTTGACTGGGTTGACTCCGAGCATATCGCCATCTGGGGTTGGAGTTACGGCGGTTATCTCACTGGGAAGGTCCTGGAAACCGACAGCGGTGCCTTCTCGCTTGGTTTACTGACCGCGCCTGTTTCAGACTGGCGGTTATACGACTCGATGTATACTGAACGATACATGAAGACACTTTCGACAAACGCGGAGGGCTATAACACGACCGCGATCCGTCACACGGACGGCTTCAAGAACGTTGAAGGCGGGTTCCTAATCCAGCACGGCACCGGCGATGACAACGTCCATTTCCAGAAcgcggcggcgctggggGATACACTGATCGGAAACGGGGTGACGCCGGAGAAAATGCAGGTGCAGTGGTTTACAGACTCGGATCATAGCATCCGTTATAACGGAGGGAACGTGTTTCTGTACAGACAGCTGGCGCAAAGGCTGTACAAAGAGAAGAACCgagcgaagaaggagcagcacCAGTGGAGCAAGAGGAGCCAGGACTGGGTTGTTTAG
- a CDS encoding uncharacterized protein (transcript_id=CADANIAT00006539), which produces MMHCHSLGQSVSVRQLRMEAAMTNQQTIIISSSEDLLPRNMPFTCTDHAAASDQRETSLLQSEPWSVDYRVQESEHKL; this is translated from the exons ATGAT GCATTGCCACTCTTTGGGCCAGTCCGTGTCTGTAAG GCAGCTGAGAATGGAAGCTGCGATGACGAACCAGCAAACCATAATAATATCATCCAGTGAAGATCTGCTTCCAAGGAACATGCCCTTCACCTGCACTGACCATGCCGCCGCATCCGACCAGCGCGAAACCTCCCTTCTTCAGTCTGAACCGTGGAGCGTGGACTATCGGGTTCAGGAGTCGGAGCACAAGCTGTAG